The following proteins are co-located in the Candidatus Cloacimonadota bacterium genome:
- a CDS encoding glucose-6-phosphate isomerase: protein MLKRINPIQTKSWKKLKTHFQKMRSVQMKDLFENDEQRFEKFSLKFKDILVDFSKNIITENTFKLLLELADEVDLKDAIEKMFSGEKINETENRAVLHTALRNLSKTPVYVDGKDVMPEVNAIFEQMKVFSEKVISGEWKGFTGKAISDIVNIGIGGSDLGPVMVTEALKHYRKPNLNVHFVSNVDGTHIAETLKDIDPETTLFMIASKTFTTQETMTNAYSARKWFLEKAKNEYYIKKHFVAISTNKTAVEDFGIDPENMFVFWDWVGGRYSLWSAIGLSIACFIGFDNFQELLQGAYEMDQHFRTTPFEKNIPVVLALIGIWYNNFFGAESQAILPYDQYLHRFAAYFQQGDMESNGKYVDRNGKEVEYQTGPIIWGEPGTNGQHAFYQLIHQGTKMIPCDFLAPVISHNPIGDHHQKLLSNFFAQTEALMKGKNKDEVIEELKNSGKSEEEIEKLLPFKIFQGNRPTNSILFKKLTPRTLGSLIVMYEHKIFVQGIIWNIFSFDQWGVELGKQLAKKILPELESDKQISSHDPSTNGLINEYKNMRSISNNPV from the coding sequence ATGCTTAAAAGAATAAATCCAATCCAAACCAAATCATGGAAAAAACTTAAGACACATTTTCAGAAAATGAGATCAGTTCAGATGAAAGACCTTTTCGAAAATGATGAACAAAGATTCGAGAAATTCTCATTGAAATTTAAAGATATTCTCGTTGATTTTTCCAAAAACATCATAACCGAAAACACATTTAAATTACTGCTGGAACTTGCCGATGAAGTCGATCTGAAAGATGCGATCGAGAAAATGTTTTCCGGAGAAAAGATCAATGAAACCGAAAACCGGGCTGTTCTTCATACTGCTTTGAGAAATCTTTCCAAAACTCCGGTTTATGTCGATGGAAAAGATGTAATGCCGGAAGTGAATGCTATTTTTGAGCAAATGAAGGTTTTTTCAGAAAAAGTTATTTCCGGAGAATGGAAAGGATTTACCGGAAAAGCGATTTCAGATATTGTAAACATTGGCATTGGCGGTTCGGATTTAGGTCCGGTTATGGTTACGGAAGCTTTGAAACATTATCGGAAGCCGAACCTGAATGTTCATTTTGTCTCTAATGTGGATGGAACACATATTGCGGAAACCTTGAAAGATATTGATCCTGAAACAACCCTTTTTATGATCGCATCCAAAACTTTTACCACCCAGGAAACAATGACAAATGCATATTCTGCCAGAAAGTGGTTTTTGGAAAAAGCAAAAAATGAATACTACATCAAAAAACATTTCGTGGCAATTTCCACGAACAAAACTGCCGTGGAAGATTTCGGCATCGATCCGGAAAATATGTTCGTTTTCTGGGATTGGGTGGGAGGACGGTATTCGCTGTGGAGCGCGATAGGACTTTCCATTGCCTGCTTTATCGGATTTGATAATTTTCAGGAATTGCTGCAAGGTGCTTATGAAATGGATCAGCATTTCAGAACAACTCCTTTTGAGAAAAATATACCGGTAGTTCTGGCTCTGATCGGAATTTGGTATAATAATTTCTTCGGTGCAGAATCGCAAGCGATTTTACCTTATGATCAATATCTGCACAGGTTTGCAGCATATTTCCAGCAGGGAGATATGGAAAGTAATGGAAAATATGTAGATAGAAATGGAAAAGAGGTCGAATATCAAACCGGACCGATCATCTGGGGAGAACCGGGAACGAACGGACAGCATGCCTTTTATCAACTTATTCATCAAGGAACAAAAATGATCCCCTGCGATTTTCTGGCTCCGGTAATCTCGCATAATCCGATTGGAGATCATCACCAAAAACTACTTTCCAATTTCTTTGCTCAAACCGAAGCATTGATGAAGGGAAAAAATAAAGACGAAGTCATCGAAGAATTGAAAAACTCCGGAAAATCAGAAGAAGAGATAGAAAAACTACTTCCCTTCAAAATTTTCCAGGGAAATCGACCAACAAATTCGATCTTATTTAAAAAATTAACACCACGAACTCTCGGAAGTCTGATCGTTATGTATGAACATAAGATTTTTGTGCAGGGCATCATCTGGAACATCTTCAGTTTCGATCAATGGGGAGTTGAACTGGGAAAACAACTGGCAAAAAAGATTCTTCCTGAACTGGAAAGCGATAAACAAATTTCCAGTCACGATCCTTCGACAAACGGATTAATAAATGAGTATAAAAATATGCGAAGTA